The Flavobacteriales bacterium genomic sequence TGGAGCAGTTCACGGCAATCAGCGGGAGGAAGATGCCCAGTGCGCCGTACAGTGCCGGAGCGAACTTTTCCACGATCATTTCCACCAGCTGCACCATGGCCGCGATGATGGCGATGAACATGATGAAGCTGAGGAAGCTCAGGTCGAGGTTGGCAAATTCAGGGCTCAGCCAGCTGAGGGCACCGGCTTTCAGAACCTTGGTCTCAAGCAGGTAGTTCACAGGTACAGTGATGCCCAGTACGAAGATCACGGCTGCACCCAGGCCCACGCCTGTTTTAACCGTTTTGGATACGGCCAGGAAAGAACACATGCCCAGGAAGTAGGCGAAGATCATGTTCTCGATGAAGACGGCCTTGACGAATATGTTGAATAAATTTTCCATGTGTGTGGTTGCTTATGCGTTCGGATTCGGTTGTCCCTGCTGTTATTTATCGATCAGTTTCGGGTTCCTGGATCTTTGTACCCAGATCACGATACCGAGGATGATCAATGCCATCGGAGGCAGGATCATGAGGTTGTTGTTCATATAACCGTGCGCCATCGCCCAGCTCACACCGGGGATTTCAAATCCGAACAGTTTGCCTGATCCGAAGATCTCCCTGAAGAAGGCTACGATCAGCAGGATGACTGCATATCCGAGTCCGTTTCCGATCCCGTCCAGGAAGGAAGGCCAGGGTTTGTTACCCAGGGCGAAGGCTTCCAGGCGACCCATGATGATGCAGTTGGTGATGATCAGTCCCACGAATACCGACAGCTGTTTGCTGACGTCGTACATGAAGGCTTTGAGCACCTGGTCAACCAGGATCACGAGTCCGGCCACAACCACCAGCTGCACGATGATGCGGATCCGGTTGGGGATCATGTTGCGCATCATGGAGATGAGCAGGTTGCCCACGGCGGTTACCACCATTACGGAGATACCCATCACGAGGGCCTGTTTCACCTGAACGGTGATGGCCAGTGCCGAACAGATACCGAGTACCTGCACGGTGATCGGGTTGTCGTCATTCAGCGGATCGGTGATCAGCTTGCGATTCTTCTTGGAGAAAAGCGGCTCTTTCGGTTCTTTTACCGGAGCCTCAATTGCTGCGGTTTGTGTTTCTGTAGCCATGCTTATTTCGCGTTAGATTTGAGATAAGGTTCGTATACCTGCAGGGTGCGGTTCAGCATTTCATCCACACCTTTGCTGGTGATGGTGCCGCCGGTGATCGCATCTACTCCGTGAGGATCCGACGGATCAGCGCCGCCTTTCACCACCTGTATAGATGTAAAGGTACCGGATTCGTCATGAATTTGCTTGTCTTTGAACATGGATTGGAAATGCGGCTGTTTGATTTCAGCTCCCAGTCCGGGTGTTTCCCCCTGGTGATCGAAGGTGGCGCCGTATACCGTGTTCATGTCTTCTTTCAGGGCGATGTATCCCCAGATCGGTCCCCACAGTCCGGTGCCCACCATCGGCAGCACAGTGAAACGACCCTCGGGTGTTTCGCAGATGAAAACGGGGTATTCCATGGCATCTGCGGTGCGGGTGCCGGCTTTGAATTCCTTGTACTCGCCGCGCACATCCACGTTAAAGGCATCACCTGCGTCTTTTGGGTCAATCGGACCGGAATGTGCGGGTTGTGCATTGGCGGAAGCATTCAGTACGATGCGTTCCTTCACGTATTTGCTGAACAGGTCCGGCGCCGTTTTCATGGTGGATTCCACCCCTACGGTTTTGAGGATGTTCATCATTTTCTCGTGGATCAGGTTCTCCTGCTGATATGGTTTCAGGGAGATGGCCGCCACGGCCAGCACGGTGGCCACAACCACCACCATGATGGTGGCGAAAGTAAAAGTATAAGCGCTTCCTTCTTTGTTCATCGGAAGATAGTATTAAGCGGTTTTCAATCGTTTCATCCGGCGTTTCACATTCGCATCCACCACATAGTGGTCGATCAGCGGCGCCATTACATTCATGAAGAGGATGGCCAGCATGACACCTTCCGGGTATGCGGGGTTAAACACCCTGATCATGATGGCCAGGAACCCGGCCAGGAATCCGTATATGATCTTGCCTGTCGGCGTTTGAGCGGCTGAAACCGGGTCGGTTGCCATGAACACCATACCGAACATGAAACCACCCAGCATCAACTGGTGGAT encodes the following:
- the nqrC gene encoding NADH:ubiquinone reductase (Na(+)-transporting) subunit C; this encodes MNKEGSAYTFTFATIMVVVVATVLAVAAISLKPYQQENLIHEKMMNILKTVGVESTMKTAPDLFSKYVKERIVLNASANAQPAHSGPIDPKDAGDAFNVDVRGEYKEFKAGTRTADAMEYPVFICETPEGRFTVLPMVGTGLWGPIWGYIALKEDMNTVYGATFDHQGETPGLGAEIKQPHFQSMFKDKQIHDESGTFTSIQVVKGGADPSDPHGVDAITGGTITSKGVDEMLNRTLQVYEPYLKSNAK
- the nqrE gene encoding NADH:ubiquinone reductase (Na(+)-transporting) subunit E — encoded protein: MENLFNIFVKAVFIENMIFAYFLGMCSFLAVSKTVKTGVGLGAAVIFVLGITVPVNYLLETKVLKAGALSWLSPEFANLDLSFLSFIMFIAIIAAMVQLVEMIVEKFAPALYGALGIFLPLIAVNCSILGGALFMQERQYPSIGEATAFGIGSGVGWCLAIVAIAAIREKIRYSNVPAPLKGLGITFILTGLMGMAFMSFMGIKL
- a CDS encoding NADH:ubiquinone reductase (Na(+)-transporting) subunit D, giving the protein MATETQTAAIEAPVKEPKEPLFSKKNRKLITDPLNDDNPITVQVLGICSALAITVQVKQALVMGISVMVVTAVGNLLISMMRNMIPNRIRIIVQLVVVAGLVILVDQVLKAFMYDVSKQLSVFVGLIITNCIIMGRLEAFALGNKPWPSFLDGIGNGLGYAVILLIVAFFREIFGSGKLFGFEIPGVSWAMAHGYMNNNLMILPPMALIILGIVIWVQRSRNPKLIDK